cgtccccTGTCTGGACCAGTccccagggacacacacacacacacacacacacacacacacacacacacacacacacacacacacacattccctgtCTGGACCACAGTCCCCAGGGACACAGCCCCTGAGGTCCCAAAGCCCTTTCACCCCTGGGACCACACTCAGACCCCCAGGACTCCATCTGACTGCACGACCTGCCACCCAGAGGTGGACCCAACCCCTACCTTGGactcctgccccagggcccctcTCCTGGCTCGAAGACCCTGAGAGCCTAACCTGGACCACAAACCATCCATTCTGACCACGGACTCCTGATACACTAACCACCCCCACTCTCAACGCCCACCCTCCAGCCTAGAGCACTGAACCTCCCACAGACTGGAGGATCCTGCCCAGATGGTGGGACCCCCTCCCAGTCCACCCAGACTGGACGTGGACTCCCAGCTGGGACTCTCCAGGAGCCGGGGAACCCCACCCAGATCACAGCTGGGACCCCACTCTCGACAACTCCCCCTAACCCAGACCCCCAAGGAGACCTCACACAGACCCCTACCCAGAACGTTGCAGAAATCCTAACCTGGCAGccccagaggctgagatggttgcatggcatcaccgacttgacgggcATGAGTTTttgcaagctccgggagatggtgatgaacacagaaggcctggcgtgctgcggtccatggggtcgcaaagagccgaacacgactgagtgactgaacaacaataggtgACCCCACGTGTACCCAGGGCAGCATCACCAATATCTGATCCATCTCACTGCCCTGTGGGTGAGAAGTCTCTCCTGTGATCCCAGGCTCGAGGTCTAACACGGTCAAGGCAGAGCCATCTAcccactgggctcccctggcAGTGACATGGAAGAGCCTGTTTCTCAGCTTGTTTGGGTTGGTGGATGGCAGGACCCCCACTTCCTTGGGGCTGTAAGGCTGAATTCCCCGCTTCTGAACTGGTGGTcagtggtggggagggaagggcatCCATCCCACCCTCGGCATCTCTAGCAcctcctgccttcccttctcTGCTGTTCCAGCCCAACAACGTTCTCTGCTTTTGAAGGCTCATGGGATTAGAGTGGACCCACCAGGCTAATCCAGGATCATCTCCCTATTTTAAGCTccataacctggagaagggatcggctacccactccagtattctcgggcttccctggtgcctcagcgggtaaagaatccgcctgcagtgcaggagacctgtgttcgatccctgggttgggaagattccccccgGAGaaaaggtaaaggctacccactccagtattctggcctggaggattaattccatggactgaaatcaaatgggccttagaaagcatcactacgaacaaagctagtggaggtgatggaattccagttgagctattccaaatcctgaaagatgatgctgtgaaagtgcttcttcactcaatatgccagcaaattttgaaaactcagcagtggccacaggactggaaaaggtcagttttcattccaaacccaaagaaaggcaatgccaaagaatgctcaaaataccacacaattgcactcatctcacacactagtaaagtaatgctcaaaattctccaagccaggcttcagcaatatgtgaactgttaacttcctgatgttcaagctggttttagaaaaggcagaggaaccagagatcaaattgccaacatccgctggatcatggaaaaagcaagagagttccagaaaaacatctatttctgctttattgactatgccaaagcctttgactgtgtggatcacaataaactgtgggaaattctgaaagagatgggaataccagaccacctgacctgcctcttgagaaatttgtatgcaggtcaggaagcaacagttagaactggacatggaacaacagactggttccaaataggaaaaggagtacgtcaagtctgtatattgtcaccctgcttatttaacttctatgcagagtacatcatgagaaacgctgggctggaagaagcacaagctggaatcaagattgccgggagaaatatcaataacctcagatatgcagatgacaccacccttatggcagaaagtgaagaggaactaaaaagcctcctgatgaaagtgaaagaggagagcgaaaaagttggcttaaagctcaacattcagaaaacgaagatcatggcatctggtcccgtcacttcatgggaaatagatggggaaacagtggaaacagtgtcagactttattttggggggctccaaaatcactgcagatggtgactgcagccatgaaattaaaagatgcttattccttggaaggagggttatgaccaacctagatagcatattgaaaagcagagacattactttgccaataaaggtccatctagtcaaggctatggtttttcctgtggtcatgtatggatgtgagagttggactgtgaagaaagctgagcaccgaagaatggatgcttttgaactgtggtgctggagaagactcttgagagtcccttggactgcaaggagatccaaccagtccattctaaatatcagtcctgggtgttttggaaggaatgatgctaaagctgaaactccagtattttggccacctcattcgaagagttgactcattggaaaagactctgatgctgggagggattgggggcgggaggagaaggggatgacagaggatgagatggctggatggcatcaccgacttgatggacatgagtttgagtaaactccaggagttggtgatagacagagatgcctggcatgctgcagttcatggggttgcaaagagtcggacacgactgagcgactttcacttttcaaccttaattatatctgcaaggTCCcttgggctccctggtggctcagtggtaaaaaaaaaaaaaaaagtccgcCGGcccgtgcaggagatgcaggtttgatccctgcgtcaggaagatcccctggagaagggaatggcaacccacttcagtattcttgcctggagaatcccacggacagaggagcctggtgggctacagtccatggggtcgcagagagtcagacactactgagcgactaaacggCAACAGGATAATCAGTAACCCAGGACAAAGAAAGTCACACCTGGTTGTCTTTCTTGGGACCTGCTACCTTAAGAGGTGAGAGGGTCCCAGGGAAACACTCTTTTCCTAATGAAAGTGTTAGCtgttattttgggggtctccaaagaGCTCTGGAACCACAGTCCTTAACGTCAGCCCAGAGAAGAATTCGGTGAGAGCAAAGTGATGGATACAaaatgatttattagaataggaagCTGTGAGTCTAAGAAGCAGGTGGGTTTTACAGGGTGCCGGACCCTGCGAACTTACTGAGCCGTAtacttagtcgttcagttgtttccgactctacgaccccgtggactgtagcccgccaggctcctctgttcctgggattctccaggcaagaatactggagtgggttgccatgcactcctccccaggggatcttcccgacccagggatcgaacctgcatctcttgcgtatcctgcattggcaggcggattctttaccactgggccacctgggaagccccttactgggctacagttttaGAATCGAAGGAAaagtaggaaaaggaaagaagatctTCTCTGTCTTTCTCGAGTGGACACGGcgcttccatcatcagctcctcctgcACGTTGAGCAGGGGGGTTTTCCTGTGCCTGTGTGGTTCAGCTAGTCCACAGATAATTGTCTTTCATGTGTGCAGAGGGCATGTCTGAGGGGTCATTAACCCACTGAACTCACCGGATAGGGTATAGGGCTCACATCATCATTGTTTTATCGTTCACAGGCAGgtcttgtgttttcttcttggtTTTCTGATTCAGCAAACCTGCTGGCTTGAGTGATCGTTCCTACAGATGAGGCGTTTcccctcagtcatgtcggactctctgagaccccacggactgtagcccaccaggctcctctgtccatgggttgctccaggcgagaatactggatgggttgccatgccctcctccaattaACTCACAGAGGTCTCACATATTTTTCCTACTTACTttgtgggattaactatttaatcacccaCTTTATCCCTTtttcgttgttgttcagccactcagttgtgtctgattctttgcagtccctgtccatcaccaactcccggagcttgctcaaactcatgcccatcgagtcggtgatgccatccaaccatctcatcctctgttgcccccttctcctcccgccttcaatctttcccagcgtcaaggtcttttccagtgagctggctctttgccatcaggtggccaaatctgTCCCTAGCTGGTGTTAGGAGGACACTGTCAGATGTCCGGAGGAGCATCAAGGTTCTCTTCTGAACACAGAGAGTATCCTGGTGTTTCCCACGGGGACGCTGTGCTGACTGTGTTCCCAAGGAACTGCTTAGAAAACTGCTTAGAACACTTCAGACTAGGGGCGTCGTCAAGATGTTTGgtggtttgtgttttgttttggtttgtttgtattttttttttttttggcattttgcGGTACCTCTTTCTAGAAGCAGCTGTGAGGATTGTCAATGCCCTTTGTGGGCGTGCAACGCAGTATTGTATGTCTCTGGGGGGAAGGCGCGAGATAGGGCGTCTTTAAATTCCGCTTCTAAATTTGCTGCCCTGTTTTATCTCCTGCTATTGTGTCCCACAGGACAAAGAAGGCAGGTGCAGCTagctggctgggctccttccccAGAGTGGGCTGTTCCCCGAGTTTCCTTGTAGCCTCGGATGCCCCCAGACACCACGTCCGGGGTCTCTGCCACGTGTTCAATCGCCAGAGATGGTTTCACGTGTGTTTTATCCACAGTTCAAGtttggcttctctctctctttttttttttttaaatggaagccGTATGATTCCTAACAAGCCCCTTTCTACTGCAGCTGGGTTTATGGTAAcagactgactttttttttttcccctgtctgcACTTAAAGGCTTGTCAGTTGGGATTGAATCAGGTCCACCACACTGACAGGGCAGACTCCTAACCAGCGGACCGCTGGGGAAGACCCCAAGGATGAGGATTTTTATTGTGATCCTGCTGTCCCTttaaaagccattaaaaaaaaaagttcagaaaagtaaaatgctGGGAAGATATTCCTTTACATACTTAGATGTTCAGCGTATAGACTGCGTTTtggtcgctcaggcgtgtccgactctttgcgaccccatggactgcagcccgccaggctcctctgtccgtgggattctccaggcaaggatactgcagtgggctgccatgccttcctccagggagtcttccccaccccagggactgaacccttatctcctccatctcctgcattgcaggcagattctttaccactgagtcagcagggaagcccacacacgtGTAGGAAGACTTAACAAATCTGCTTGTTAGtggacattgtttttttttttttttaaataatctaagCCGTGttctttgctaaaaaaaaaaaaaatgtaagggtGGTTATGCCGTTGAGAAAACATGTGGGCAGCCAACAGAGTCTCTGCTGAGATGCACAGGAGAGGAAGGGGTAAGCGAACCATTTCTGGGTAGCATCGGAGGTCCCTGGGGAGTATTACTAGACCCATCCTTGGTCTGCATGTCCCAGGACACATGGGGGTCTCAGCTATTTAAAGGCAATAATAAAGAGCGTCGTGGGGATCATTGAACGCATTTTTGAGGAATCTGATGGTTCAAATCTCAGGAGCCATGATCTTGATCGTTACTGAACTTTTACAtggtccttccttccttcatcaagGATGACTTAGAGCCAAATGGACCCAGAGTTTCTGCTGGATCCCAGAACAATGATCAGCAGAacaaagctcagttcagttcagttcaggtgctcagtcgtgccccactctgtgggaccccatggtcacacgccaggcttccctgttcttcaccatctcccagagtttactcaaacccatgtccatcgagtcagtgatgccatccaaccatctcatcctctgtcgtccccttctcctcctgccttcaatctttccccagcatcagggtcttttccaatgagtcagctcttcgcatcaggtggccaaaggactggagtttcagcttcagcatctaagCTCGTTTGTTCCCAAATGCCATGGACTCCAGTTGACTCTGACGATTTCATCATTTTTAGAAAGATACACTGGCATCTGTTCTCAAGGCCTTTGTCCAAACACATTTTTAGAAAGTAAGCATTTTTCCTCTTTGGATtcctacactaaaaaaaaaaaaaaaatacttggaaaCAGATAGCAAGGGTGGTTGTACAATAGGTTAAGAGTCCTTCCTGCCACTGAATGttgcactttaaaatggttaaaatggggatgtccctggtggtctggtggttgagacttcaccctccagggcaggggctggcaggttcgatctctggtcggggaGTGAAGATCCCACACAAGTcgtggccaaaacaccaaaacattaaacagaagcaatgttgtaacaagttcaataaagactttaaaaatggtgcatgtaaaaaaaaattttaagtggttaaaatcacaaaattatctttcttgattgtatatataaataaaaattattgtgaTAATATGCataatgttataaatatattgctataaatatataatatataatataatgtaaatatatttataatatacatttataatatacatataataaatataatgtagATATATTTATagtgtatataatatgtatgtttataacaccatgtatattatcacaataaaaagttttttggtATTGTTTCTCAATAGGTGATGTTATACTTTTTACAAGGGATGTTTTTATTCaggtatggttgatttacaaaattgcaattttatttaataaaatttgatccacaatattatattggtttcaggtggacatagagtaaaatttttaaatatatatactgctGTTTAGTCggtaagttctgtctgactctttgtcaccccatggactgtgacccaccaggctcctctgtccatgggactctctgggcaagaatactggagtgggttgccatttccttttctagggggtattccctgacccagggatcaaaactgtgtcttctgcattggcaggtggattcctaaccaccgTGCCGCCTGGGAATCCCCACCACATCTTTTTACAGATGTTGTTTTTATTGAGGTATGgctgatttaaaatattacattagtttcaaatgtatgcacaggaaagcttttaaaaatatgggcttccctgttagttCACAGggtaaaaaaaatctatctgcaatgcaggagatgtgggttcaacccctgggtcgggaggatcccctggagaaggaaatggcaaccccctccagtattcttgctggagaatcccatggacagaggagcctggagggctacagtccctggggtcacaaagagtcggacacgactgagcgacttcactttaaaaatacatatatattgcatTTTAGCATTTCGTATCTCACCGCCAAAGGGCAACACAACAGAgtgagcagacacacacacacacacacaccacacatacacacacacacaccacacacacactcaaggaTCCAgtgattctgtattttttttggctctgagTTTGCTATTCCTCAGAGCAGGGTCTTCATCTTCAGCGAAATTAAACACGCTCTCACCTTTTCCGGAAGCTTCACACTGTCTGAGAGCTGTGTTTTCAACGCGAGCATGAAAAGAAGATTCCGCCCCACCGTCTCTAACCTGATGCCAGATATCCAGCTTGAAGCCGAGGTGTTTTTCCTGAGGCAGTTAAAGTCACAAAAGGGTTTTCATTTGTTGACGTGTTTATATATAGCTCCCGTCCCACTTTCGACTGAAACGGCCGAGGCATTGATAGCTGGAAATAACATCtggactatttctttttttaaagtcctttccGAGTAGCCTCTGTAGCCTGAGGATCTAAAGGCTCTGTGGACAGGTTTGGTGTAGGTTAATCTTCTGTCTCAACTCACACCCACGTCTGGTCCACTTTGCAGGGGTTTCTTTTCAAGAGAACGGCtggcatttttcacattttcttctacAAGGCAGTACTTACCATagtcaggatatggaagcaacctaagtgtccatggacagagaaatgagTAAAGAAGAAGTGCTACacagatacaatggaatatcactcggccgtgaaaaatgaggaaattacaTCATTTGGAGCAATGTGGATGCCCAGGTCACCCTAGTGGTAAGTAACCTGCCTGCCGATGTcttggagacataagagacgcgggtttgatccctgggttggacagatcccctggagaagggaacggctacccactccagtattctggtctggagaattccatgggctgtatagtccatggggtggcaaagagtcagacacagctggtcaactttcactttatatataaaatggataaccacccAGGACCCACTGTACCGCACAGGgggctatattcaatatcttgtaataacctggaaaagcgtgtgtgtgtgtgtgtgtgtgtaactaagTCGCTTGTTAAAAACTAGTGAATATGacaaaacagaatcagactcacagatacagagaagaaactcGTGGTGACCAGTAGGGAAGGCGGCCAGTGGGAGAGGCAAGATAGGGGTGGGGTTCTTAAGAGGGACAAGCTGTTATgcataaaactaaataaaaatcacaaggaTACATTCTACCACCAAGGCAACTTTGTATTACAACTTTGTAATAACCGCAAACCTTTAAACACTGGAGCAAAACCTTTAAATGttgaataagaaatttaaaaagtaaaaataatatttcctaGAAACAGCACTGACAAGAAAGAGAGTTACACAAAACCTTTGGCTTCCCAGTGTGTATAAAAGTCACGTTCGAGGGAGCTCAAACCCGGGGCTCTGCGACTGCCTAGCtgagtgggatggggtggcaggTGGAGGGGggggttcaagaggaaggggacgtGTGTCTAGCTGTGGCCGATTCAGCTGCATGTATGGCAGAGACGAACACAATACTGCAACGCAATTACCCtccgattaaaaataaatgtatcactttgaatattttgaaatttgcCTATTTTGAATAAAGTTAGGTACATGTTGGATTGTAGTGGGTTAAACGTACAGTAAGCATTGAGTCTTATCAAAATAATGTGtctaccttaatttaaaaaaaaaatacgtcATGGCTAAAAAATGCTGATCGTTATGTGAGAAGGCAGGGTTGCGACAACGCTGTTGTAAAAAGCGCAATGTGTGTAAAGCACACACAATAAAGCAAATTTCAGCAAGTGCTTGCCGTTCCTAGCATCTGTGAAAGCTTCAGGGGCCCGTGAAAACGCTTTCACTTCTTTCGTTtacttacttttaatttttggtCCCGCATGGCATGCGGGACCTTGTAGTTTTGAGACCAGGGATTGAGGTCCCGTTCCATATGTTCGTAATGCAGCGTCTTAACCACTCGACCGCCGGGGGAAGTcctcttttcatctcttttacaatgaaaaggaaaagatgtGAATGGAATCCAGCCCGGATGATACTCGTATTTACAGCAACCCAGTTATAAAACACAATGCTGAatgcattttttaagttttattatgatttttaaattttttattttatatcggcacatatagttgattaacaaggttatcaggtatacagcaaagtatatgtatatatgtatcccttatattcttgcctggaaaatcccatggatggaggagcctggtaggctacagtccacggggccacaaagagtcagacacgacggagcaacttcacttcactgactttacatgtatatatgtatccattctttttcaaattattttcctagtTAGGTTGTGACATTATATTGAGCAGAGCTCCTtgaactactatatatatatatatatatatatatatatatatatatatatatatagttgttttttagctgctaagtcatgtcctccctccttcagtctttcccagcatcagggtcttttccagtgagtcagctcttcgaatcaggtgaaagtattggagcttcagcatcagtccttccagtgaatattcagggttgatttcctctagatCCTCTTTCCTGGGGAAAATGCAGAATCTGAAAGCAACGTGCATGGAAATTAAAAATCCAGGAGTCATTGAGAGACATGGTCTTCATTCAACCTTGAAGTGTGGACCAATATCACCCTTAAGAAGCAGGAAGCTTGTTGACTGAGAATCTAAAATTCCATCACTGGAGTCTGTGTGTATGTaaaccactctttttttttttcttcacatgaTATCTGACTTTTTATTGCCGTGTTAATTATTTGAGCTTGGTCTCCAGGGCATGTGTGTGAAGGGGCCAATCTTTTTAATTGAACAAATAAATTATTCATCTGAGCCGATTTCCTGTTTTTACGGAGACAGATGAAAGTGATTTATATAACACATCTGACTGCCAAATCGGTAGTCTTTCCACGCCCCGGCTCCCGCTGAAAGCTGCAAGTCCAAACTCGATCTTTCACCCTTGGCTTTGTGCATTGAAATCTCCTGATTTGAAAaggtatatttgaaaaaaaaaaattaaaaagggttAGACAACTGCAAACAGACTTCAGTGTAACTGGGTAGTCTCAGTCCTGGCTCTCTGAAGCATTTTCAGGCTCTCGAAACGAGAAAGAGACAGCGACGAAGAAATCGCGGAAGTGTACTAGCCAAGGTGGCAGAACCCCAGctaaagatttttcaaaaaaggTTCCCTGGCTCCTAGGAAAgctacaaaaaatattttgacatcCTGAAAGCTGCGCTCTGTTGGTGTAGCTCCTTctgtgaaagaaaagagagggaggcaaaaaaaaaaggcaagtctGTCTTGAAAGCCACCCTTGATTTTCGAAACAGAGCATCTCCTGGGCCAATTACTCATCTCCCGGCTCTCCCGGGGAGGATGCTGCTGAGTCATCACAGCGGATCCGGCGGCCTGTTGTGATCCAAGGGCCTTGAGGAAGCCTCACCTTTGCAGGGCGATGTGCTGCGTCCTGGGTGGGCATTTTGGAAAGATGCTGGTGGCGGAAGAACCGAAGACTGTAGGCTTGAGTGGGGGTAGGGGGTCCCCAGGCGAGGACCgaaggagcagagaggagggcGTCGCTCACCCGGCCAAGGCTGGATCTAGAGACTGGGGTGGTCGTCTTCCGAGGCTGTGGGCACCTCCACACAAGGGACCAGGCACTCCTGGGTCCCTGGCTTCCAACCCAGTGGCAGGCATCCAGGTGCAGATGAGACCACGTTCCCCCCACCGACCCCAGGTGTTTAAGATTCAGCAGCTCAGGATGGACAGGAGGGAGTGGAAGAAAATGACGAAACCCTCCGGCGTCCTGGGCTCTGATGGGTAATAGGGTATCTGGGACCCAGGTCGTCCGACCTCCAGGTCAGCCCCTCCCCCCTGCAGCCGTGACTCCCACAGCCCAGGACTCCTCTGGTCTGGAGGACCCCCAGTGGGAGCCCCCTCCCGTCTGCCCCACGGGCCAAGAGACCCTCCAGGCCCCACCAAGGAGCCGTCTAGCCCACCCTCACCGCGATGCGGGGCCTGCCCTGCCCAGCGGGCTGGCTGACCCCTCCTCTCCACTCTGCTGATTTTCAGTCTTGGCTGTCTTGAGAGGTGTGTCTAGTCACACATCAATGCCGACATCTGGACACCCCTACCTGTCCACCTGCACCTATGCACCCCTACCTGTCCAACTGCACCTACACACCCCTACCTGTCCACCCGCACCTACACACCCCTACCTGTCCACCTGCACCTACGCACCCCTACCTGTCCACCTGCACCTACGCACCCCTACCTGTCCATCTGTACCTACACACCCCTAGCTGTCCACCTGCACCTACACACCCCTACGTGTCCACCCGCACCTACACACCCCTACGTGTCCACCCGCACCTACGCACCCCTACCTGTCCACCTGCACCTACGCACCCCTACGTGTCCACCTGTACCTACGCACCCCTACCTCTCCACCTGCACCTACACACCCCTACCTGTCCACCCGCACCTATGCACCCCTACGTGTCCACCCACACCTACGCACCCCTACCTGTCCATCTGTACCTACACACCCCTAGCTGTCCACCCGCACCTACACACCTCTACGTGTCCACCCGCACCTACACACCCCTACCTGTCCACCCGCACCTACGCACCCCTACCTGTCCATCTGTACCTACACACCCCTACCTGTCCACCTGCACCTACGCACCCCTACCTGTCCATCTGTACCTACACACCCCTACCTGTCCACCCGCACCTACGCACCCCTACCTGTCCACCTGCACCTACACACCCCTACGTGTCCACCCGTACCTATGCACCCCTACCTCTCCACCTGCACCTACACACCCCTACCTGTCCACCCGCACCTACGCACCCCTACCTGTCCACCTGCACCTACACACCCCTACGTGTCCACCCGTACCTACGCATCCCTACCTCTCCACCTGCACCTACACACCCCTACCTGTCCACCCGCACCTATGCACCCCTACGTGTCCACCCACACCTACACACCCCTACCTGTCCATCTGTACCTACACACCCCTAGCTGTCCACCCACACCTACACACCCCTACCTGTCCACCCGCACCTATGCACCCCTACCTGTCCATCTGTACCTACACACCCCTACCTGTCCATCTGTACCTACACACCCCTACCTGTCCACCTGCACCTACGCACCCCTACCTGTCCACCCGCACCTATGCACCCCTACATGTCCACCCACACCTACACACCCCTACCTGTCCATCTGTACCTACACACCCCTACCTGTCCACCCGCACCTACACACCCCTACCTGTCCATCTGTACCTACACACCCCTAGCTGTCCACCCGCACCTACACACCCCTACTTGTCCACCCGCACCTATGCACCCCTACCTGTCCATCTGTACCTACACACCCCTACCTGTCCATCTGTACCTACACACCCCTACCTGTCCACCTGCACCTACGTACCCCTACCTGTCCATCTGTACCTACACACCCCTACCTGTCCACCCGCACCTACGCACCCCTACCTGTCCATCTGTACCTACACACCCCTACCTGTCCATCTGTACCTACACACCCCTACCTGTCCACCCGCACCTATGCACCCCTACCTGTCCATCTGTACCTACACACCCCTACCTGTCCACCCGCACCTACGCACCCCTACCTGTCCACCTGCACCTACACACCCCTACGTGTCCACCCGTACCTACGCACCCCTACCTCTCCA
This genomic interval from Bos indicus x Bos taurus breed Angus x Brahman F1 hybrid chromosome X, Bos_hybrid_MaternalHap_v2.0, whole genome shotgun sequence contains the following:
- the LOC113887515 gene encoding adhesive plaque matrix protein-like, whose translation is MHPYLSNCTYTPLPVHPHLHTPTCPPAPTHPYLSTCTYAPLPVHLYLHTPSCPPAPTHPYVSTRTYTPLRVHPHLRTPTCPPAPTHPYVSTCTYAPLPLHLHLHTPTCPPAPMHPYVSTHTYAPLPVHLYLHTPSCPPAPTHLYVSTRTYTPLPVHPHLRTPTCPSVPTHPYLSTCTYAPLPVHLYLHTPTCPPAPTHPYLSTCTYTPLRVHPYLCTPTSPPAPTHPYLSTRTYAPLPVHLHLHTPTCPPLSTHTYTPLPVHPHLCTPTCPSVPTHPYLSICTYTPLPVHLHLRTPTCPPAPMHPYMSTHTYTPLPVHLYLHTPTCPPAPTHPYLSICTYTPLAVHPHLHTPTCPPAPMHPYLSICTYTPLPVHLYLHTPTCPPAPTYPYLSICTYTPLPVHPHLRTPTCPSVPTHPYLSICTYTPLPVHPHLCTPTCPSVPTHPYLSTRTYAPLPVHLHLHTPTCPPVPTHPYLSTCTYTPLPVHPHLCTPTCPSVPTHPYLSTRTYAPLPVHLHLHTPTCPPAPMHPYVSTHTYAPLPVHLYLHTPSCPPAPTHPYVSTRTYTPLPVHPHLCTPTCPPAPTHPSLSTRTYTNYNE